In Raphanus sativus cultivar WK10039 chromosome 5, ASM80110v3, whole genome shotgun sequence, the following proteins share a genomic window:
- the LOC108856536 gene encoding probable carbohydrate esterase At4g34215, producing the protein MNNMIFFLFIILLSLSSLQIQSQTIPRNISIFILAGQSNMAGRGGVYNDTAKNITVWDGVIPRECRSNPSILRLTAKLEWEEADEPLHADIDVNKTNGVGPGMPFANRVVNRFGYVGLVPCSIGGTKLSQWQKGQFLYEETVRRAKAAMVASGGGSYQAVLWYQGESDTVDMVDASVYKKRLVQFFSDLRNDLQHPNLPIIQVALATGAGPYLDAVRKAQLETGLDNVHCVDAKGLPLEPDGLHLTTSSQVRLGQMMVEAFLAIPNSAELHSGFSVLVLFCLFFL; encoded by the exons ATGAACAATATGAtattcttcctcttcatcatcTTGCTTAGTCTATCTTCTCTACAAATCCAATCACAAACCATCCCAAGAAACATCAGCATTTTCATATTAGCCGGTCAAAGCAACATGGCGGGTCGAGGCGGCGTTTATAACGACACCGCCAAGAACATCACCGTGTGGGACGGCGTTATCCCACGGGAATGTAGATCAAACCCTTCGATCCTCCGTCTCACAGCCAAGCTCGAGTGGGAAGAAGCCGACGAGCCACTCCATGCTGATATAGACGTTAACAAGACTAATGGTGTTGGACCGGGGATGCCATTTGCTAACCGGGTGGTTAACCGTTTTGGTTATGTGGGTTTGGTTCCGTGCTCTATCGGTGGGACTAAACTAAGCCAATGGCAAAAGGGTCAGTTTTTGTACGAGGAGACGGTGAGGAGGGCTAAAGCTGCAATGGTGGCTAGTGGAGGTGGGTCGTACCAGGCGGTTTTGTGGTATCAGGGTGAGTCGGATACGGTGGATATGGTCGATGCTTCGGTTTATAAGAAGAGACTAGTCCAGTTTTTTAGTGATCTACGAAATGATCTACAACATCCAAATCTTCCTATTATTCAG GTGGCTCTTGCTACAGGCGCAGGACCATACCTTGACGCTGTAAGAAAAGCACAACTGGAGACAGGTCTTGACAACGTGCATTGTGTTGACGCAAAGGGCCTACCTCTTGAACCGGACGGCTTGCATCTGACTACGTCTTCTCAGGTCCGGCTTGGTCAGATGATGGTTGAGGCTTTCTTGGCCATTCCCAATTCAGCCGAATTACACTCTGGCTTCTCTGTCCTTGTTCTGTTTTGTCTATTCTTTTTATAG
- the LOC130512912 gene encoding 60S ribosomal protein L24-2-like, translating to MVLKTELCRFSGHKIYPGRGIRFIRSDSQVFLFINSKCKHYFHNKLKPSKLCWTTMYRKQHKKDAAQEAVKKRRRATKKPYSRSIVGATLEVIQKKRAEKPEVRDAAREAALRDIKERIKKTKDEKKAKKAEFASKQQKIQAKIPKAAAKGGPKLGGGGGKR from the exons ATGGTTCTCAA GACGGAGCTTTGTCGTTTCAGTGGCCACAAGATTTACCCAGGAAGGGGAATCAGATTCATCCGATCTGACTCTcag GTGTTCTTGTTCATCAACTCAAAGTGTAAGCATTACTTTCATAACAAACTGAAGCCTTCCAAGCTTTGTTGGACTACCATGTACAGAAAGCAGCACaagaag GATGCAGCTCAAGAAGCTGTGAAGAAGAGGAGACGTGCTACCAAGAAGCCCTACTCAAGGTCTATTGTTGGTGCTACCTTGGAAGTGATTCAGAAGAAGAGAGCTGAGAAGCCTGAAGTCCGTGATGCTGCAAGAGAAGCTGCTCTtcg TGATATCAAGGAGAGAATCAAGAAGACAAAGGATGAGAAGAAGGCAAAGAAGGCTGAGTTTGCTTCAAAGCAACAGAAGATTCAGGCTAAGATCCCCAAGGCTGCTGCCAAGGGAGGTCCTAAGTTGGGAGGTGGTGGTGGCAAACGCTGA
- the LOC108832246 gene encoding uncharacterized protein LOC108832246 encodes MEAEKWSSDGGGEYTSEDEGTEDYRRGGYHAVRIGDSFKSGRYVVQSKLGWGHFSTVWLSWDTLSSRYVALKVQKSAQHYTEAAMDEITILQQIAEGDADDTKCVVKLLDHFKHSGPNGQHVCMVFEYLGDNLLTLIKYSDYRGLPIPMVKEICYHMLVGLDYLHKELSIIHTDLKPENVLLVSRIDPSKDPRKSGAPLVIASGKEKTVDSNGDFVKNKKKDVRRRKPSGAAEEDCPSTSTANGGEEVKQGGKKGSRSSRRHLVESADLKCKLVDFGNACWTYKQFTSDIQTRQYRCPEVILGSKYSTSADLWSFACICFELATGDVLFDPHSGDNYDRDEDHLALMMELLGMMPRKIALGGRYSRDLFNRHGDLRHIRRLRFWPMNKVLTEKYEFSEQDANELSDFLVSILDFVPEKRPTAAQCLLHPWINSVPRSLEPPLSPEGKLVDTERKKRENEEQEGVVVKMGNVAISSPKSKPGMSKSSSLKQAI; translated from the exons ATGGAGGCGGAGAAGTGGAGCAGCGACGGTGGCGGCGAATACACTTCGGAGGACGAAGGGACTGAGGATTACCGCCGCGGCGGTTACCACGCCGTTCGGATCGGCGACTCCTTCAAGAGCGGCCGGTACGTTGTCCAGAGCAAACTCGGCTGGGGCCATTTCTCCACCGTCTGGCTCTCCTGGGACACTCTATCCTCT AGATATGTGGCGTTGAAAGTACAAAAGAGTGCACAGCACTATACCGAAGCTGCCATGGACGAGATAACAATATTGCAACAGATCGCTGAGGGAGACGCTGATGATACCAAATGCGTTGTGAAGCTTTTGGATCATTTCAAGCACTCTGGTCCTAACGGTCAGCATGTGTGTATGGTTTTCGAGTACTTGGGAGATAACTTGCTAACGCTTATAAAGTATTCTGACTACCGTGGCTTGCCTATTCCCATGGTTAAGGAGATTTGTTACCACATGTTGGTTGGTTTGGACTACTTGCATAAAGAGCTCTCTATTATACATACCGATCTCAAGCCTGAGAATGTACTGTTGGTATCGAGGATCGATCCGTCTAAGGATCCTAGGAAGTCCGGAGCTCCGCTTGTTATCGCTAGTGGTAAGGAGAAGACTGTTGACTCCAATGGAGACTTTgtcaagaataaaaaaaaagatgttcgTAGAAGAAAGCCTAGTGGTGCTGCTGAAGAAGACTGTCCTTCTACTTCTACTGCTAATGGCGGGGAGGAAGTGAAGCAAGGAGGTAAGAAAGGGAGTCGATCGAGTAGAAGGCACCTTGTGGAATCTGCTGATCTCAAGTGTAAGCTTGTTGACTTTGGTAACGCGTGTTGGACTTATAAACAGTTCACGAGCGACATTCAGACGAGACAGTATAGGTGTCCGGAAGTGATCCTTGGATCTAAGTATTCTACATCCGCAGATCTCTGGTCATTCGCGTGCATATGTTTTGAACTTGCCACTGGTGATGTACTTTTCGATCCCCATAGTGGAGACAATTATGATAGAGACGAG GACCACTTGGCTTTGATGATGGAGCTTCTTGGAATGATGCCACGCAAG ATAGCTTTAGGAGGCCGCTATTCCAGAGATTTGTTCAACAGGCATGGTGATCTTCGTCACATCAGAAGACTGCGTTTCTGGCCAATGAACAAAGTCCTTACCGAGAAGTACGAGTTCAGTGAGCAAGATGCAAATGAGCTGAGTGATTTTCTTGTTTCGATTCTTGATTTCGTACCGGAGAAACGACCAACTGCGGCTCAGTGTCTTTTGCATCCTTGGATCAACTCTGTCCCTCGCTCTCTAGAACCGCCTCTCTCACCGGAAGGCAAGCTGGTGGAtacagagagaaagaagagagagaacgAGGAGCAAGAAGGTGTGGTAGTTAAAATGGGAAACGTTGCAATATCATCCCCAAAATCCAAACCAGGTATGAGCAAGAGCTCCTCTCTTAAACAAGCAATTTGA
- the LOC108832245 gene encoding nicotinate N-methyltransferase 1 yields MEGESSESRNKARLAIMELANMISVPMSLNAAVRLGIADAIWNSGSNTPLSASEILPRLLLPSGGGDPENLQRILRMLTSYGVFSEHLNDADGSVVVVRKYSLTDVGKTLVTDSDGLSYGAYVLQHHQEAMMRAWPLVHTAVVEPETEPYVKANGEAAYVQYGKCEEMNGLMQKAMSGVSVPFMKAILDGYDGFKSVERLVDVGGSAGDCLRMILEQFANVREGINFDLPEVVARAPKIPGVTHVGGDMFQSVPSGDAIFMKWVLTTWTDQECKQIMKNCYNALPVGGKLIACEPVLPKETDDSHRTRALLEGDIFVMTIYRTKGKHRTEEEFKELGLSAGFSSFQPFYIDYFYTILEFQK; encoded by the exons atggaaGGGGAAAGCTCCGAGAGTAGAAACAAAGCTCGTCTCGCTATTATGGAGCTCGCTAACATGATAAGCGTTCCAATGTCACTTAACGCCGCCGTCAGACTAGGCATCGCCGACGCTATCTGGAACTCCGGATCCAACACTCCTCTCTCCGCCTCCGAGATCCTCCCTCGCCTCCTCCTCCCATCAGGAGGCGGCGACCCCGAGAATCTCCAGCGTATACTTCGTATGCTCACAAGCTACGGCGTCTTCTCCGAGCACCTCAACGACGCCGATGGATCCGTCGTCGTAGTGAGGAAGTACTCTCTCACCGACGTCGGAAAAACGCTCGTCACCGACTCCGATGGTCTCTCCTACGGCGCGTACGTCCTCCAGCACCATCAGGAGGCGATGATGCGAGCATGGCCACTGGTTCACACGGCGGTGGTGGAGCCGGAGACGGAGCCGTACGTCAAAGCAAACGGAGAGGCGGCGTACGTGCAGTATGGGAAATGCGAGGAGATGAACGGTCTCATGCAGAAGGCGATGTCCGGCGTATCGGTGCCGTTCATGAAAGCTATATTGGACGGCTACGATGGTTTTAAATCCGTGGAGCGTTTAGTTGACGTGGGAGGGAGCGCAGGAGATTGTCTACGTATGATCCTTGAGCAGTTTGCTAATGTCCGTGAAGGGATTAACTTTGATTTGCCTGAAGTTGTTGCCAGAGCCCCCAAGATTCCTg GAGTGACTCACGTGGGTGGGGATATGTTCCAGTCAGTTCCTAGTGGTGACGCCATCTTCATGAAG TGGGTATTAACGACATGGACGGATCAAGAATGCAAGCAGATAATGAAAAATTGCTACAATGCTTTACCGGTTGGAGGAAAGCTAATCGCTTGCGAGCCAGTCTTGCCTAAGGAAACCGATGATAGCCACAGAACCCGAGCCTTGCTAGAAGGCGACATCTTCGTTATGACAATCTATAGGACCAAAGGTAAGCATAGAACTGAAGAAGAGTTTAAAGAACTTGGTCTCTCTGCTGGATTCTCTTCTTTTCAACCTTTCTACATTGATTACTTCTACACCATCCTAGAGTTTCAGAAGTAA
- the LOC108857321 gene encoding UDP-glycosyltransferase 73D1: METKMVSNPKRLHFILIPLMAQGHLIPMVDISKILARQGNIVTIVSTAQNASRVAKTVERARSESGLQINVVTFPIAHKKFGLPENCETLDTLPSKDLLRKFYDAVEEFQEPLESFLEEQETPPSCIISDKCLFWTSETAKKFNIPWILFHGMCCFNLLSSHNLHLHSPHLSVSSDTEPFTIPAMPHKVEIARSQLSGAFRKKANTDDVRREKMREAEAGAFGVIVNSFQELEPGYAEAYAEAIKKKVWFVGPVSLCNDRMDLIDRGNNYNMAISETACLKFLDSMRPKSVLYVCLGSLCRLIPSQLIELGLGLEESGKPFIWVVKTEEKHMNVLKEWLQLEMFEERVKGRGIVITGWSPQAMILSHGSTGGFLTHCGWNSASEGVSFGVPMITWPMFAEQFLNEKLVVEVLKVGVRVGVEIPVRWGEEERVGVSVKKHSVVKAIKLLMDDDCQSGNEDGEFLGRRKRIQELSVMAREAVGLKGSSSTNVSLFIQDVLEKLSIE, from the coding sequence atggaaactaaaatggtttcaaaccctaaaagacttCACTTTATCTTGATCCCTCTCATGGCTCAGGGGCATCTAATCCCGATGGTTGATATCTCCAAGATTCTTGCGCGACAAGGCAACATCGTTACCATAGTTTCAACCGCTCAAAATGCTTCAAGAGTTGCGAAGACAGTCGAACGTGCGAGATCAGAGTCAGGTCTCCAAATCAACGTGGTGACATTCCCAATTGCCCACAAAAAGTTTGGTCTTCCTGAAAATTGTGAGACTCTCGACACTTTGCCCTCCAAAGACCTCTTACGCAAATTCTATGACGCTGTGGAAGAGTTCCAGGAGCCCTTAGAAAGTTTTCTTGAGGAACAAGAAACCCCTCCAAGCTGCATAATCTCCGACAAATGCCTTTTCTGGACGTCGGAAACCGCAAAAAAGTTCAATATCCCGTGGATTCTGTTCCACGGAATGTGTTGTTTCAATCTTTTAAGCTCCCACAACCTCCACCTTCATAGCCCGCACCTATCCGTTTCTTCAGACACGGAGCCTTTTACAATACCAGCGATGCCACATAAGGTCGAGATAGCAAGATCTCAGTTATCTGGTGCGTTCAGGAAAAAAGCAAATACGGATGACGTTCGCCGCGAGAAGATGCGTGAAGCTGAAGCAGGAGCCTTTGGAGTTATTGTTAATAGCTTCCAAGAATTGGAACCTGGCTACGCAGAGGCCTACGCTGAGGCCATAAAGAAGAAGGTATGGTTCGTTGGTCCCGTTTCTTTATGCAATGATCGTATGGACTTAATCGATAGAGGAAACAACTATAACATGGCGATTAGTGAGACCGCATGCTTGAAGTTTCTGGATTCCATGAGACCGAAGTCTGTCTTATATGTTTGTCTAGGAAGCCTCTGTAGACTAATACCTAGTCAATTGATAGAACTAGGGTTAGGCTTAGAAGAATCTGGAAAACCCTTTATTTGGGTGGTCAAGACAGAGGAAAAACACATGAATGTGCTAAAAGAATGGCTACAACTTGAAATGTTCGAAGAGAGAGTTAAAGGTAGAGGGATAGTGATAACGGGTTGGAGTCCTCAGGCTATGATACTCTCTCATGGTTCGACCGGAGGGTTCTTGACTCATTGCGGTTGGAACTCGGCGAGCGAAGGGGTATCTTTTGGTGTACCAATGATCACATGGCCGATGTTCGCTGAACAGTTTCTCAATGAGAAACTCGTAGTGGAGGTGTTGAAGGTTGGGGTTAGGGTTGGTGTGGAGATTCCTGTTAGATGGGGAGAGGAGGAAAGAGTTGGAGTGTCGGTCAAGAAACATAGTGTTGTGAAAGCTATAAAGCTTTTGATGGATGATGATTGCCAAAGTGGAAATGAGGATGGTGAGTTCTTGGGACGAAGGAAACGCATTCAAGAACTTTCAGTAATGGCGAGAGAGGCTGTGGGATTGAAAGGATCCTCGAGTACTAACGTTTCATTGTTTATCCAAGATGTCTTGGAGAAATTGAGTATCGAATAG
- the LOC108832249 gene encoding UDP-glycosyltransferase 73D1-like gives METNMVSKAKRLHFILIPLMAQGHLIPMVDISKILAKQGNIVTIVSTPQNASRFAKTVQRANSESGLQINVVTFPIAYKEFGLPENCETLDTLPSKALLRKFYDAVDKIQEPLERFLERQETPPSCIISDKCLFWTSKTAKRFKIPRIVFHGMCCFSLLSSHNVHLHSPHLSVSSDSEPFSIPEMPHKVEIAGSQLPGAFRKLENMDDVREKMRESESEAFGVIVNSFQELEPGYAEAYAKAIKKKVWFVGPVSLCNDRMDLFDRGNNCNIAISETQCLKFLDSMRPRSVLYVCLGSLCRLIPNQLIELGLGLEESGKPFIWVIKTEEKHMNVLNEWLKREMFEERIRGRGIVIKSWSPQAMILSHGSTGGFLTHCGWNSVIEGVSFGVPMITWPMFAEQFLNEKLVVEVLKVGVRVGVEIPVRWGDEERVGVLVKKHSVVKATKLLMEEDGNESGEFLRRRTRVQELAVNARGAVEMKGSSSTNVILFIQDILEKLSVE, from the coding sequence ATGGAAACTAACATGGTTTCAAAAGCCAAAAGACTTCACTTTATCTTGATCCCTCTCATGGCTCAAGGGCATCTAATCCCCATGGTTGATATCTCCAAGATTCTTGCGAAACAAGGCAACATCGTCACCATAGTTTCAACTCCTCAAAATGCTTCAAGATTTGCGAAGACAGTTCAACGCGCAAATTCAGAGTCAGGTCTCCAAATCAACGTGGTGACATTCCCAATTGCCTACAAAGAATTTGGTCTTCCCGAAAATTGTGAGACTCTCGACACTTTGCCCTCCAAAGCCCTCTTAAGGAAGTTCTACGACGCTGTGGACAAGATCCAGGAGCCCCTGGAGAGGTTCCTTGAGCGACAAGAAACCCCTCCGAGTTGCATAATCTCTGACAAATGCCTTTTCTGGACGTCCAAAACCGCTAAAAGGTTCAAGATCCCAAGGATTGTGTTCCACGGAATGTGTTGTTTCTCTCTTTTAAGCTCACACAACGTACATCTTCATAGCCCGCACCTCTCGGTTTCTTCAGACTCAGAGCCTTTCTCTATACCAGAAATGCCACATAAGGTCGAGATAGCAGGATCTCAGTTACCAGGTGCGTTCAGGAAATTAGAAAATATGGATGACGTTCGCGAGAAGATGCGCGAATCTGAATCTGAAGCCTTTGGGGTTATTGTTAATAGCTTCCAGGAATTGGAACCTGGCTATGCAGAGGCTTATGCTAAGGCCATCAAGAAAAAGGTATGGTTCGTTGGACCCGTTTCTTTATGCAATGATCGTATGGACTTATTCGATAGAGGAAACAATTGTAACATTGCTATTAGTGAGACTCAATGCTTGAAGTTTTTAGATTCGATGAGACCAAGGTCTGTCTTATATGTTTGTCTAGGTAGCCTCTGTCGACTAATACCTAATCAACTGATAGAACTGGGGTTAGGTTTAGAAGAATCAGGAAAGCCCTTTATTTGGGTGATCAAGACCGAGGAAAAACACATGAATGTGCTAAATGAATGGCTAAAACGTGAAATGTTCGAAGAGAGGATTAGAGGTAGAGGGATAGTGATAAAGAGTTGGAGTCCTCAGGCTATGATACTATCACATGGCTCGACCGGAGGATTCTTGACTCATTGCGGTTGGAACTCAGTGATCGAAGGGGTATCTTTTGGTGTACCAATGATCACATGGCCGATGTTCGCTGAACAGTTTCTCAATGAGAAACTGGTAGTGGAGGTGTTGAAGGTTGGGGTTAGGGTTGGGGTGGAGATTCCGGTGAGATGGGGAGACGAGGAAAGAGTTGGAGTGTTGGTCAAGAAACATAGTGTTGTGAAAGCTACAAAGCTTTTGATGGAGGAAGATGGAAATGAAAGTGGTGAGTTCTTGAGAAGAAGGACACGCGTTCAAGAACTTGCAGTAAATGCGAGAGGTGCTGTGGAAATGAAAGGATCTTCGAGTACTAACGTTATATTATTTATCCAAGATATCTTAGAGAAATTGAGTGTCGAATAG
- the LOC130494943 gene encoding LOW QUALITY PROTEIN: uncharacterized protein LOC130494943 (The sequence of the model RefSeq protein was modified relative to this genomic sequence to represent the inferred CDS: deleted 3 bases in 2 codons), with amino-acid sequence MRRLEASKQSASKKPQAKAKEPPKHREALPSTGPNGAESSSTWEEDPFELDVLEESFSDSPPAGESQTEESEPSVNRRSLEAPQTEEGEPSVNRRGPQEAGPALPANPVPSGGDEAGPSVSYPDRRDEMIGGDSVEAIERRLLARFAYPLYSDIQLAHIQAEDLFEVKVGIVKVMAGLALAKQG; translated from the exons ATGAGACGACTAGAAGCCAGCAAGCAAAGTGCATCCAAGAAACCACAGGCT AAAGCCAAAGAGCCTCCAAAGCATCGGGAAGCACTTCCTTCTACAGGCCCTAACGGGGCGGAGAGCTCTTCCACGTGGGAGGAGGATCCGTTTGAACTGGACGTTCTCGAGGAATCATTCTCAGACTCT CCCCCGGCAGGGGAGTCCCAGACGGAAGAGAGTGAACCCTCGGTCAATCGACGTAGTCTCGAGGCACCCCAAACGGAAGAGGGTGAACCCTCTGTAAATCGGCGGGGTCCCCAGGAAGCTGGGCCTGCGCTTCCAGCTAATCCAGTCCCTTCCGGA GGGGACGAAGCTGGGCCATCTGTCTCCTATCCCGACAGAAGGGATGAAATGATTGGGGGGGATAGCGTGGAGGCGATAGAACGCCGCCTTCTGGCTCGATTTGCTTATCCCTTATACTCGGACATCCAATTAGCCCACATTCAAGCCGAAGACCTCTTCGAGGTCAAGGTAGGGATTGTGAAGGTAATGGCTGGCCTT GCGCTGGCAAAACAAGGGTAG
- the LOC108861354 gene encoding UDP-glycosyltransferase 73C7: MSSHDLVHFVVIPFMAQGHMIPLVDISKLLSQRQGVTVTIIATTQNVARIKSSLSSSSTSSNINIVEVKFPFQQAGLPEGCESVDMLDSTADLVKFFSAANTLEEQVEKAMEKMVQPRPSCIIGDMSLPFTSSLARKLKIPKLLFHGFSCFSLACIQVVRESGILKAVESNDEYFDLPGLPDRLEFTKPQISVLQPIEGVLKEGTDKIIESDIDSYGVIVNSFEELEVDYVREYKKARGGKVWCVGPVALCNNLEFEKVKRGDKASIGQDQCLQWLDSQEKGSVLYVCLGSLCNLTLAQLKELGLGLEESNKPFIWVIREWGKYGELAKWIQESGFEERIKDRGLVINGWAPQVFILSHASIGGFLTHCGWNSTLEGLTAGVTLLTWPLSAEQFYNEKLVVKILKAGLKIGVEKLMQYGKEEEIGVVVSRESVRKAVDELMGDSEETQERRRRVKELSGLANKALEEGGSSHSNITMLIQDIKEKSQSQI, translated from the coding sequence ATGTCTTCTCATGATCTTGTTCACTTCGTCGTAATACCCTTTATGGCTCAAGGCCATATGATCCCACTGGTCGACATCTCTAAGCTCTTGTCCCAGCGTCAAGGCGTGACTGTCACCATCATCGCAACTACTCAAAACGTAGCCAGGATCAAGTCCTCACTCTCTTCTTCGTCCACCTCTTCGAACATCAACATCGTTGAAGTTAAGTTTCCCTTTCAACAAGCCGGCTTACCTGAAGGGTGCGAGAGTGTAGACATGCTAGACTCAACAGCCGATTTGGTTAAGTTCTTTAGCGCGGCAAACACGCTTGAGGAACAAGTCGAAAAGGCTATGGAGAAGATGGTTCAGCCACGACCGAGCTGCATCATTGGAGACATGAGCCTTCCTTTCACGTCAAGCCTAGCCAGAAAACTCAAGATTCCCAAACTTCTCTTCCATGGGTTTTCTTGTTTCAGCCTTGCATGCATACAAGTGGTTCGAGAGAGTGGGATCTTGAAAGCTGTAGAATCTAACGACGAGTATTTTGACTTGCCTGGTTTGCCTGATAGACTTGAGTTCACTAAACCTCAGATCTCAGTGTTGCAGCCTATTGAAGGAGTTCTGAAAGAGGGTACGGACAAGATTATTGAAAGTGATATTGACTCTTATGGTGTTATTGTGAACAGCTTCGAAGAGTTAGAAGTTGATTATGTAAGAGAATATAAGAAAGCAAGAGGAGGAAAAGTCTGGTGTGTAGGACCTGTTGCCTTGTGCAATAACTTAGAGTTTGAAAAAGTTAAGAGAGGAGACAAGGCTTCCATTGGTCAAGACCAGTGCCTTCAATGGCTTGACTCGCAAGAAAAGGGTTCAGTGCTCTACGTTTGCCTTGGTAGCCTTTGCAATCTCACCTTGGCTCAGCTCAAGGAGCTAGGTCTAGGCCTTGAGGAATCTAATAAGCCTTTCATTTGGGTTATTAGAGAATGGGGAAAATATGGAGAGCTAGCAAAATGGATTCAAGAAAGTGGATTTGAAGAGAGGATCAAAGATAGAGGACTTGTGATCAATGGTTGGGCACCACAAGTGTTCATCCTCTCACATGCATCAATAGGAGGATTCTTAACTCATTGTGGATGGAACTCGACCCTAGAAGGACTTACTGCAGGGGTTACACTACTGACATGGCCTTTGTCTGCTGAGCAATTCTACAATGAGAAGTTAGTTGTGAAGATATTAAAAGCAGGATTAAAGATAGGAGTAGAGAAACTCATGCAATAtgggaaagaagaagagatagGTGTGGTGGTGAGTAGAGAAAGTGTGAGAAAGGCTGTCGATGAGCTGATGGGTGATAGTGAAGAAAcacaagaaagaagaagaagagtcaaGGAACTTAGTGGCTTGGCAAATAAGGCTTTGGAAGAAGGAGGATCTTCACATTCTAATATCACAATGCTGATTCAAGACATCAAGGAGAAATCACAATCTCAAATATAA